One genomic segment of Chitinophaga sancti includes these proteins:
- a CDS encoding YciI family protein: protein MKEFVLIFRNSVNEGFKPSPEQMQQVLTNWMNWMGSMAAQDKLADKGNRLSMSEAKTVKPGEVITDGPYTEVKEFINGYIVVKTSTIDEAVSLAKECPILNIGGHVEVRKVVTPEDNS from the coding sequence ATGAAAGAATTTGTTTTGATCTTCAGAAACAGCGTAAACGAAGGCTTCAAACCTTCACCTGAGCAAATGCAACAAGTACTGACCAACTGGATGAACTGGATGGGTAGCATGGCCGCACAGGATAAGCTGGCCGACAAAGGTAACCGCCTTTCCATGTCGGAAGCTAAAACGGTAAAACCAGGAGAGGTAATTACCGATGGCCCTTACACAGAGGTGAAAGAGTTTATCAACGGTTACATTGTTGTAAAAACATCCACTATTGATGAGGCAGTAAGTCTTGCCAAAGAATGCCCCATCCTCAACATTGGCGGCCATGTGGAAGTAAGAAAAGTAGTAACACCAGAAGACAACAGCTAA
- a CDS encoding serine aminopeptidase domain-containing protein, with product MSGLYARRLSQHGFITLAFDPRYFGESEGLPRYWENPEAKITDYKNAISFMQTVNEVNPEEIFLTAICAGAGYMAAVAAEDERVKGLAMIAAWLHDANSVRQIYGGETGVRDKIYSSKIAQKAFSENGEVKYIPTISITDASAAMFGEYDYYLNPLRGAVPQWSADKFAVMSWEGWLTFNPLPLATSVRQPVLMVHSDGAVLPENIKQFFAAIPHSQKVLHWTDGTQFDFYDNPLQLTEAVAAINVFCKTLLTSPAFPEKNTEIVQQIKKLFAGADDRNWQKVMSVMNDKVLLDYSSMNGNPAAMLTPQEITDTWAAFLPGFNRTHHSLWGFEVKAEEATAYAHFTGRAEHWLGNECWIVEGTYDVVLSLINSQWLMRDIKFNFIKQTGNTGLPVLATERLKK from the coding sequence ATGAGTGGTTTATATGCAAGGCGCTTATCTCAACACGGATTTATTACCCTGGCTTTCGATCCCCGGTATTTTGGTGAAAGCGAGGGGTTGCCCAGATATTGGGAAAACCCGGAAGCAAAAATTACCGATTATAAAAATGCGATTTCATTTATGCAAACCGTCAACGAAGTGAACCCTGAAGAAATATTTTTGACGGCGATTTGTGCTGGTGCCGGGTATATGGCTGCTGTGGCAGCAGAGGATGAACGTGTAAAAGGATTGGCAATGATAGCTGCATGGCTGCACGATGCGAACTCTGTAAGGCAGATATATGGTGGTGAAACAGGCGTACGGGATAAAATATACAGCTCTAAAATTGCGCAAAAGGCATTTAGCGAAAACGGGGAGGTTAAATATATTCCCACTATCAGTATTACGGATGCATCGGCCGCAATGTTTGGCGAATATGATTACTATTTAAACCCTTTACGCGGAGCTGTACCACAATGGAGTGCAGATAAATTTGCTGTAATGAGTTGGGAGGGCTGGCTTACGTTTAATCCTTTACCATTAGCTACCTCAGTTAGGCAGCCTGTATTAATGGTACACTCAGATGGCGCTGTATTACCTGAAAATATAAAGCAATTTTTTGCCGCCATTCCGCATTCGCAAAAGGTATTACACTGGACAGATGGTACTCAATTTGATTTTTACGACAACCCGTTACAATTGACCGAAGCAGTTGCAGCTATCAACGTTTTTTGTAAAACCCTTTTAACGTCACCTGCTTTTCCTGAAAAAAATACGGAAATAGTTCAACAAATAAAAAAACTGTTTGCCGGAGCCGATGATCGCAACTGGCAGAAGGTAATGTCGGTGATGAATGATAAAGTCCTACTCGATTATTCATCCATGAACGGCAACCCGGCTGCCATGCTCACCCCGCAAGAGATTACTGATACCTGGGCCGCCTTCCTGCCAGGCTTTAACAGAACACACCATAGCCTTTGGGGATTTGAAGTAAAAGCCGAGGAAGCTACCGCCTACGCTCATTTTACAGGAAGGGCAGAACATTGGTTAGGCAACGAATGCTGGATAGTGGAAGGAACTTATGATGTTGTTCTATCGCTAATAAATAGCCAATGGTTGATGAGGGATATAAAGTTTAATTTCATAAAACAAACCGGCAATACAGGACTACCTGTTTTAGCAACGGAAAGATTGAAGAAATAA
- a CDS encoding type II CAAX endopeptidase family protein, with the protein MDQQVSRIKPLGVYFTLAYLISWLIWFPLYSPALGIKSLPVLAFHHGIGGLGPLIASFITTWIFEGGEGINNLFRRMIKVRPLLYVVIALLSPFLLAFMASLINYLVNQHPLALSGLFAAKEFPEFSFAGFLLYNLFFFGWGEEVGWRGFALPRLQYTFNALSSSIILTVFWAIWHLPLFLYRPGFMDMDVAGIFGWVFSLLTGSVLLTWFYNSSKASILVCAIFHATVDIVFLADFNDQNISNYMGMLITIWGIATLVIFKPHNLSRTEQNCQ; encoded by the coding sequence ATGGATCAACAAGTTTCCCGGATCAAGCCTTTGGGTGTCTATTTTACTTTAGCCTACCTTATAAGCTGGTTAATCTGGTTTCCGCTATATAGCCCGGCTTTGGGCATTAAAAGCTTACCGGTGCTGGCATTTCACCACGGCATAGGTGGCCTGGGACCGCTGATAGCCTCCTTTATTACCACCTGGATATTTGAAGGTGGGGAAGGAATAAATAATCTTTTCCGCCGTATGATCAAAGTCAGGCCGCTGTTGTATGTGGTCATAGCTTTGCTTAGCCCCTTCCTGCTGGCATTTATGGCCTCTTTAATCAACTATCTGGTGAATCAGCACCCGCTGGCACTATCCGGTCTATTTGCAGCAAAAGAGTTCCCTGAGTTCAGTTTTGCGGGGTTCCTGTTATATAACCTGTTTTTCTTTGGTTGGGGCGAAGAAGTGGGCTGGCGTGGCTTTGCGTTACCCCGGTTGCAATATACATTTAATGCACTCTCCTCAAGTATTATCCTGACTGTATTTTGGGCAATATGGCATTTGCCACTATTTTTGTATCGTCCGGGCTTTATGGATATGGATGTAGCTGGTATCTTCGGCTGGGTATTCAGCCTGCTCACGGGTAGTGTGCTGCTTACCTGGTTCTACAACTCTTCCAAAGCAAGCATACTGGTTTGCGCCATTTTTCATGCTACCGTAGATATTGTTTTTCTGGCAGATTTTAACGACCAGAACATTTCTAACTACATGGGTATGCTGATTACCATTTGGGGCATTGCCACGTTAGTAATTTTTAAACCCCATAACCTGTCCCGCACTGAACAAAACTGCCAATAG